GTTGGCATTCATGCTTCAAATTTAATAGCACAAAAAAAATATCTAAATGCAGCAGCTTTTACAGCAGCTGGTATCGGCGGTCTTTTGATAGCAGAAAAACTAATAAAATTGGAGAGTAAATAATGAACAACCCTTACATCAACGAAGAAAACGTAGCAAGTGAAACTGCAGCTAACAATGCAGCAGCTGCTCAGCCAAGCGCAATCGATAATGCAATAAACAATGCAGCTCAAAATTTACCATTTGTGCCTGAAAATTTTAATGCTGCTGGCTTTGTAAAAGGTCTAGTTTTAGGTGGTATCGCAGCTTATGTACTGACTAATCCAAAAGCACAAGAGTGCGTATTTAAAGCGATTATCAAAGGTGGCGAGCTTATAAATGCTGGCATAGAAGAACTAAAAGAGCGTTTTGAAGATGTCAAAGCAGAACTTGACTCACAAAAATAAGATCACTCTAGCTCACAAGAGTAAAAATAGAGCGAGGTTTATTTGCGAGAGCCTAAACGCTAGAAGCGACGTCAGCGCTATCGAGGCTGCGATCTCAGAGCGAACTGATGCACTAAGTGTTCGTGTAAATAAATACGCAAAAAGCATTATCGTTGAATACGATAAAAACTACGATAAAATTTTAAACTTTATCAAGAGCTATGAATTTCCAACAAAGGCAAAAGATCCAAATTTGCCAAGCAAGGCAAATATCTATAAGGCTGCTGCTGCACTTGGCATAACGCCATTTATGAGTAACAAAACTCTAAAATCAGCCGTGACTCTTTACGCCACAGCTCCAAATCTAATAGAAGGTGCAAAAGAGCTAAGGCATGAGGGTATCACTTCAAAAGTGCTTGAGGCAACTGCCATTGGTACTAGCCTAGCAATGGGCGATCATTTAGCAGCAAATAGCACAAATTTGATGATAAATATCGGCGAATATATGGAAGAAAGTGCTAGTCACAAAAGTGATGATCTCATCAAAGAGCTAGCAAAACCAAATATCGAAGAAGTCTGGGTCGAGAGAAATTTAAATGGCGAAAAGACGCTTGAAAAAGTAAAAACCGAAAATTTAAAAAAGGGCGACATCGTAGTAGTTGGAGCTGGTGAGACGATAGGCGTTGATGGTTATATCGTTGAAGGTAACGCCGATGTAAATCAAGTCTCAATGACTGGAGAGGCTGAACCTATACCAAAAGCTAGAGGTGACCGTGTTATAAGCGGCACCGTGGTTGATGAAGGTAGGATAAAAATTTGGGCTGAAAATGTAGGCAGTGATACAGCGACAGCTAGGATCAAAGAGTATATACAAACTTCACTCAATGAAAAATCAGCCATTGGTGTAAAAGCGTTAAAACTAGCTGATAAACTTGTGCCTGTTACGCTCTCGCTTGCTGGACTTTCATACATTATAAATAAAAATATGAATAGCGTTGCTAGCGTACTTCAAGCGGACTACTCTTGCGCATTAAAGCTTGCTACACCAGTTGCTTTTAAATCAAGTATCTCAAAAGCAGGCAGAAATGGCATTCTTGTAAAAGGTGCAAAAGCGATCGAAGCTTTAAGCTCAGTTGACACTTTTGTATTTGATAAGACCGGCACTCTTACACATGGACGCCTAAGTGTAGTTGAAATTTACTCATTTAAAAAAGGCTTTTCTCAAAATGATATATTAAATTTAACTGCAAGTGCCGAGGAGCACTACTTTCATCCAGTAGCCGAAGCAATAGTTGAAGCTGCAAACAAGCGTGGTTTCCACCATATTCATCACGATGAAGTCGAATTTATCGTAGCTCATGGCGTAAAAACTGCGATGCACGGCAAAGAGGTAGTTATCGGCAGTAGACACTTTTTAGAAGATGACGAGATGATAAGCTTTAAGGCTCATGAAGCTTTAATAAGTAAAGCATTAAATAGCGGCTTAACTTTACTCTACGTTGGATACGATAAAGAGCTAGTCGGAGTCATCGCTATGAAAGATGATATGAGAGAAAATGCAAAAGATATGGTGGCAAAACTACGCAGTCTTGGCGTAAAAGAGGTCGTCATGCTAAGTGGTGACATCAAAAGCAAGGCTGAAGAGGTGGCAAGAGAGCTTGGGCTTGATAGGGTCTATGCAGAGTGCTTACCAACAGATAAAGCAGCTATCATCGAAGAGCTAAAGAGCGAGGGCAAAAAAGTAGCCTTTGTGGGAGATGGCATAAATGATGCTCCAAGCCTAACTAAGGCAAATGTGGGCATAAGTATGCACAAGGGTGCTGATATAGCTAAAGCGACGGCTGATATAAGTCTTTTAAAAGACGATATCATGAGCGTAGCTCTTGTAAAAGAGCTTGCAAATAAAACAATGGATTTAATTAGCTCAAATTTCCGCTCAACAGTTGGCGTAAACACAGCTATACTAAGCGCTGCGACACTTGGTATGTTAAATCCAATAGCAACTGCCATGCTTCATAATGGCACAACGATTTGGCTTTTATTAAACTCAATGAAGGGCGTAAAATTCAAATCGAAATAAATTTGAAAGGGTAGATGGTGCTTGATAGTTTCTTAAATTTTTTAAACGGCAAAATGGACGTAGCCAACGACTTTTTATATGGATATTTTTTAGTCATTATTCTTGTGGCTACGGGAATTTATTTTAGTTATTTGACTCGTTTTGTGCAGTTTAGGATGTTTTTTGAAGCTTGCAGGGTCTTAGTAGAAAAAAAGGACAAGTACAATAAGCACCATTTAACGCCGTTTCAAGCACTTATGATCTCGACTGCTTCGCGCGTTGGCATAGGCAATATTGCTGGAATTTCAGCTGCCATCGTCGCGGGCGGTCCTGGTGCTCTTTTTTGGATGTGCTTGATGGCATTTTTAGGATCAGCTTCAGCTTTTGTAGAGAGCACACTAGCACAAATTTATAAGACAAAAGACGTTTTTGGATTTAAAGGCGGTCCAGCTTATTACATCAAAAATGGCCTTGGCATAAAGTGGCTAGCTTCGCTTTTTGCGGTGATTCTCATCATCACCTACGCGTACGGCTTTAACGGCCTTCAAAGCTATACTATGACATCAGCCTTTGAAATTTACTACGACAAAGCTGGTAGCAACGTTAGCTTTGCACAAAGTGGTCTACCTGTTGGCATCGGCCTTATACTTACGGCATTTGCAGCAGTAATGTTTTTTAGCAAAAGTCACATCATCGGCAAAGTAAGCTCATACATCGTGCCTTTTATGGCACTTGCCTACATCTCGCTAGCACTTATCGCTATCGTTTTAAATTTCAAAGAAATTCCTGATGTTATTAAGATGATTTTAGAAAATGCCTTTGATTTTAAAGCGATATTTGGCGGATTTGCCGGCAGCGTGATCGTAATAGGCATCAAAAGAGGCCTTTTCTCAAACGAAGCTGGCATGGGTTCAGCTCCAAACGCAGCAGCCGCAGCACATACTAGCCACCCAGTAAAACAAGGCCTAGTTCAAGCAATGGCAGTCTTTATAGACATGACGATATGTATCGCTTCTGGTATGATCGTGCTATTTTCACAGGCCTATCTTACGAAGCAGGCTGGATCAAGTGGTGAGGTGCTAACAGCACTTCCTCTCGTTCAAGCTGCAATGAAAGAGTATTTTGGTGAATTTGGAGTTCATTTTACCACTCTTGCAGTCGTACTTTTTGCCATCACCTCGCTTATTGGCAACTACTACTACGCTCAGGCAAATATGAAATTTTTAACCAAAAACCACAAGCTTACATTGCTATTTAAGATAACGGCCGTCGTTATGATATTTATTGGCGCTCAGATGAATTTAAAGCTCGCTTGGAATATCGCTGATATCACAATGGCTGCAATGGCAACTATCAACATCATCGCTATATTCTTACTTTCAAAAGTAGTGATAATAGCAGTCAAAGACTACGAAGCTCAAAGAAAGGCTGGGCTAAATCCAGAATTTGACCCAGAAAGCCTTGGCATCAAAAATACAAGTTGCTGGAATAAAAACTAAATGGAGAAGAATTTGAAAAACGATACAAAAATAAGTGGCAAACTACTTGACATAAATACTCACAGAAAGGTAGCAAAGGTCGGTATGGGCATCACTTTAGCCTCAGTTTGCTTAAGCGCCCTTTTTATGAAAAGAAATAAAAGCGTTAAGAAATTTCACGTTGCTTCAGGCATTGCATTTACTTGCTTTGCTCTTTATCATGCTGGACTTTATGACAATGGAATCTTTAAAAAAATGATAATAAAAGCAAAAAATGAGGTAAAAAAGGCATAAAATGATACTTAGCGACGCAGAAATTCTAAGCTATATAAATGAAGATATACCTTATTTTGATCTTACTACGTCGCTTCAAAATATCGATAAAAAAGCCTCACTTGAAATTTATTCACGTGATGAAATTTGTGTTAGCTGCGTTGATGTAGCCGCAAGTGTTGCGAGGCTACTTGGATGCGAGAGTAAAATTTTTGTGCAAAATTCTCAAATTTGCAAAGCTGGCGATGTGATCATAAAAATTTATGGCAGCTACGAAGATGTGCATAAAGCTTGGAAACTAGCTCAAGTCGCACTAGAATATGCCAGTGCCATCGCAACTTATACAAACAAAATGGCAAATGCCACAAAGAGCATCAATGAAAAATGTGAAATTTTAGCAACTAGAAAAAGCTTTCCATTTGCTAAGAAATTTTGCGTAAAAGCGGTACTTGAAGGTGGTGGTAAAATGCATAGGCTTGGGCTTAGTGATAGCATTTTATTTTTTAAAAATCATATAAAAGCTTATAGAAATTTTGATGAGTTTGTATCTCTTTTGCCAGAATTTAAAACCAAAATGGTTGAGAAAAAAATCTGCGTTGAAGCTGAAAATTTAGACGAAGCAAGCAAGCTTTTAAAAGCAAATTGCGACGTTGTTCAGTGTGATAAATTTAGCCAAGAGCTTATCAAAAACGTACTCTCTTTAAGAGATGAAATTTCGCCAAATACAATGATACTAGCAGCCGGTGGCATAAATTTAGCAAATGTAAAAGAATACGCAAAAGCCGATGCGATAGTAACGTCAGCTATGTATTCAAAAGGCGTTGCTGATATCAGCACCAGACTTGAGATTTTATAAATTTTTACAATGACCGATACAGCAAAACATCTATCAAAGTTAAAAATTTACAGAAAATGCATTTTGGCTCTGGAATTTGAACGATACGCAACAAAAAATTAACATTTTTTATTTCAAATTTATCTCATAGCTACAAGCAAAAATACAAACTAATAAAGTTAAATTTTCTAATTTGTTTTCTCTAAAAAATAAGGACACTCATATCTTGCTTTACACCACGTGCATAAAACTCAATCAAATTTTAAAATTTACAAACAAGTATATCACGCTTTTAAATTCAGTAACAAACGATAACGAGTGAGTAGAATTTAGAATTTGCCTAGAAATTTTCAAATTCCAGGCAAATTTCACTCAAATTTACTCTCTAACAACATGTAAAAACTGCATGTGTTTGCGGTATTGCTCGATGACGTCGTTTATCAGCGTGGCTTCGCTCCAGCCAAGCACGTCGTAGTCCTGACCGCCCTCTTTTAGATAGACCTCAGCCCTGTAGTAAAGATCGTCGCCGTCAAGCTCTCTGGTGTAGTCTGGGCTCTGGCTTTTGGTGAGATAGACGCCATATCTAAAGTCCATCTCGTCGCCAAGTCCGACATTTAAATTTACAAAATTTTCACCATTTGTGACCTTTGCTTCAAGGCCGTTTTTGGCAAATTCCTCTTTTAGCTCGTTAAACGCTTTTAGTACAACCTCGTTTAAAAATTTCTTGCCATCTTTCTTGCCTGGCAGCGTGATGATCGCACTTAGGCGCTCTTGCCACGGCTTTGAAAGATCACTAATAGGCATGTTGTTAAAGTTATTTGTCTCTTTTTTGGTTAGATCCACACGTAACGCCTTAAATAGCCCGTAAATGGCGCCAAGTAGCACTATGGCAAATGGTAGTGCGGTCGTGATCGTAAGTGCTTGAAGTGAGCCAAGACCGCCTGCTAGCATCAAAAATGCCGCCACGACGCCCACTGTAACGCCCCAAAAGACCTTTTGCCAAACTGGTGTATCGTCCTTGCCGTTTGAGCAAAGCATGTTCATAACGATCGCCGCAGAGTCAGCGGAAGTCACGAAAAATATGACGATCATAAAGACTGCGATGGTGCTTAGCACGCCTGAGAAGCTAAATTTCTCCAAAAACATAAAAAGTGCTGAGGCTGGGTCGGAATTTACCGTGGTCGCTAGCTCGCTAAAGCCGCCTTGCACTAAAGCGATCGCTGAGTTACCAAAAAAGCTCATCCAAGCAAAAGTAAAGCCAGTTGGCACGAGAAGCACGCCTATGACGAATTCTCTTATCGTCCTGCCTTTTGAAATTTTAGCTATAAAAAGCCCCACAAACGGCGACCAAGATAGCCACCAAGCCCAGTATAGCAGCGTCCAGCCGCCAAGCCAGCTCTCGTTTTGCCTCTCGTAGGCGTAGAGATTAAATGTATTTGAGATGAGCGTCGAGACGTAGTCGCCGCTGTTTTGTACAAACGACTTTAAAAGCTGCGTCGTATCGCCCAAAAATAGTATCAAAAACATAAAACATATAGCTAGCGCGATATTTGAGTTTGATAAAATTTTAATCCCCTTATCAACGCCGCTTGCCGCTGATATGGTAGCTGCAAAACAAAGCACTATTAGAAGCGTGATATGCATGGTCGGCAGCCCAAAAACGTGCGTAAGGCCAGCATTTACCTGAAGTACGCCGTATCCCAGCGAGGTCGCCACACCAAAAAGGGTCGCCACAACGGCAAATGTATCGATGGCGCTACCTATCTTGCCGTAAATTTTATCGCCGATGATCGGATAAAATGCCGATCTAAGCGTTAGCGGCAAGCCGTGCCTATACGAGAAAAAGGCGAGGATTAACGCCACGATAGCATAGACCGACCATGCGCCCATGCCCCAGTGAAAAAAGGTGATATTCATTGCAAGCTTTTGCGCTGCGATAGTTTGCGCGTCGCCGACCGGCGGGTTTAGATAGTGCATGAGCGGCTCAGCCACACCAAAAAACACAAGTCCTATGCCCATGCCAGCGGCAAAAAGCATAGAAAACCACGAGATATTTTTGTGCTCTGGCTTTACGTGGTCAGCCCCTAGCTTGATCTCACCAAGCTTACTAAAGCCAAGTATGATGACGCTTAGAAGTATGACGGCGACGGCTAGGATGTAAAACCAGCCAAATTTTGCCGAGATGTAATCTTGCATACCCTTAAAAAATTCATTTGAGAAATTTGGAAATATCGCTGCAAATGCTGTTATTAAAACTATCACAATAAGCGATGGGATAAATACTGAATTATTAAATTTTGATCTTTGAAATTTGATCATTTTTCCTCCTTTTTGTAATGTCAGCTTCTTTTCAAACTAACAAAAAAGAGTAAATAGGTCAAATTTTCTCTTTAAATTTTTTATGAAATTTTAAGCTTTAACCATCAAAAATAGCCACTTTGAAATTTATCTCAAGTCGCTTTTATCTCTTTTTGGTTTTGCAAGAGTTATTAGCACTATGACAAAAAAAGCGATGCCAAATGTGATATACAAGATGATCTTTGGCGAGTCAAACTCTATCCTAGATCTCGCGACCTCTTCGCCGCTTGCCTCCACTAGCTCGCCGCGCTTTATCATCTGACTGATATCTTTTGCGCTAAGCTCTTTAGACGCTCTTGTTAAAATTTCAATTACGCTAAGATCAGCCACCTCATAAACGCTATGTCTAATGCCATAAAATGGCTTTATACTGCTAAAAAAATAGACCTTATCGCCGTTTGCATAGACTGCGCCATACTCGCCATCTTTGACCAGCCCTATCTTGCGCCAAGAGCTGCTTGGGGCAAATTTATATAAAGAGACAGTTTGCGCCACTAAGTGCCTGCCGTGCTTTGAGCGTTGCCACTCACTCTTCGCCTTGCTGTAAAAAATACGCTGAGCTCTCATCTACAAAAACGTCATCATAGAGCCTTTTTAGCTCGCCTTTTAGCTGATAGTCTGAAATTTTAGCCTGCTCGTTTTTCGTGCTATCCCAAAAGTAAATTCCATCTTTGCTGGCAAAAAGAGGCCAAAACGAGTGCACGTTATCCACGCTATGAATGGCACTATAAGGCATATTTTGAGCGCTAAATTTGAACTCATTTGCAAACACCGCACCACTTTTTGGCTCAAAAAGATATTCTATATCGTGCTTAGCATCGTAGCAAATCCGGCGCGTCTCATCTCCGTAGCTTGCATCAAGCCTATAAAAGCCCATAAACAAGCTTTTGCCATCTGTGTAATATCCGCTAGCAGCGCCACTTTCTGTCGTGATGTATCTTAGCTCGCTAGAATCTGCGTCAAGCTTTTCGCCCTTGTAGTAAAGCGTAGCTCCATCTCTTGCAAAGCCAGCGTCAAATATAGGCTCTAAATTTGTGCTTTCAACCCTTTTTGTCTTGTAAAAATAAGTGCTATCATCGTAGCTTTTTATAAAGATGTGAGCAAGGTTTTTCATAATGGCACTAAATTCGCTAAATCCCGCCTCTTTCTCGCTTCTAGTGCTACAAAAATAACTTATCTTGCCGTCACTTATATAGCCATTGCCAAGCACTTTGGCACTTTTTGGATCAAGACCAGGCAAAATTTCTCTAGCGCAATAGACATGATTTTTATCAGCCGCCACATTTGAGTAGTCGTATGCGTGTTTTAGCTTTAAGACCCTAAAACTAGCCTCATCAACACCTTTTAGCTCATACTTGCCACTGCCTGAAATTTGAACGTAAATTTTACCATCTGGCGAGCGGTAAAACTCGCTACTATCTATGTTTGCAAAGCCTCTTTGATACTCGCCCTCATGCCATAGATAAAGCATCGCCAAAACAAAAAATAGCGTCAAAATGACTAAAAAATAAACAAACCTAATAGTAATTTTTCTCATGATCTATAGTCATCTATCCTTTTTTTAAGCTCGCTTTTTTGATTTTTATTTTTAAAAATAGCGCCAATTACCGAGACTATAAATGCAATGGCAAGAAATATCCAGTAGGCATATTTTTGCGAGTAATCATCAAAGTCGCTTACTGCATCGATCACCACCTCGCCCTCAGCTGGCACCATAGCGCCTTGATCTACCATTTTTACTATCTCATCTAGTTTTAAATTCTTAACATTTGGACCATAAGGACGAGTGAGAATTTCAACCACGCCAAGGTCGTTTATATCATAAACACTGATGTTAAAATGCCAGCCGTAGCCGACGTTATCAAAATAATATGTCTTATCTCCGTTTGCATAAACCGCTCCGTAGCCATCGTTTCTTACAAGCCCTATCTTTCGCCACTGCTCTTTTGTATCGAGCCTTACGATACACGTGTGGCGTGAGCTTAGGCTGTGATCATTTTTCGTGTTGTGCCAAATTTCATAGGTTTTTAGAAAATATGTCTTGCCATCACTTATCACCACGTCGCCATATAGCGGCGTTATCTCGCCTTTAAATGGATCATCTCCGTCTCTTACAAACTCGCCCTCATCTATGCTGTTATACCACTGCCACTTTCGCTCCCAGTGATAGATACCGCCTTTGCCACGAAAGAGCGCATGATAGGAGTGCTCATCTTTTAGGTTAAAAAGTGGCTCGTATGGGGCAAATTTTGGGTCAAATTCATGATCGTTTGCATAGACCATGCCAGAATTTGGCTCATACAGATAGTGAATGCGCCATATCTCGCCGATATCACGCATTTGCGGGCTAAATTTGATCCCTAGTTTTGTGCTGTCATAATAGACATTTTCTCCGTCAGTCGTGAAATGCATGCTCTTTCTGCCAGATATCTGCTCGATATATCGCATCTTGCTGGCATTTGCGCCATCTAGCTCTTTGCCCTCATGATAGACCTTTACTCCGTCGCTTGCGTAGCCAAAGCCCAAGATCGCTGCTAAATTTACGTTATCAACCTGTCTAAATTTATAGATATGAGTTTGCGCTTTAGGCGTATCAAACATTTTATGTGAGAAGATGTCCCAAAACTCTTTAAGTGCGGATATTTCAAGGTTTGTCTCGCTTACGCTATCACAAAAATATGTGATCTTGCCATCGCCAAAATAGCCGTTGCCAAGCGCTCTAACGCCATTTGGATCAAGCCCGCTCATCAAGAGGTTGCCACAATACACCGCCTCATCGCTAGCGCCAACGTTTCTGTTGTCGTATTTGCCGGTGTCAATGTATCTAAATTTGCTGGCTTTCACGCCTATTAGCTCAAATTTACCGCCACTTGGCACCATGGCATAGACCTTGTCATCTTTGACGTAAAAAAAGCTATTATTTAACTCTTTACTATCGCCAATGTCGTCATATAAAATAGTAGCTAACCCAAAGATAAAAACATAGATAGCAAAAAAGATTACAACAATAGCGATCATTACGGAAATTAGCGGATGTTTTTTTAGCATTTTAGCTCCATATCAAACAATTTTAGCGAGCTTATCATGCCAAAAAACCTTTCATACATTTAAATTTCAAAGTACCTAACCAAATATAAAATATCTAAATATCAAAAACCTAATATATGCGGATTTACCCATCCAAAATAGAAAACATGCAGCTGCCAACATAACAAAAAGCCTATAAATACTAAACTCCAACTTGAACCCATAATAGATAACTCCCAAAGCAAGAAAACAAAAATACAAGGCAGCAAGCAAATAAAATAAGTTTTTAATCCTTGCAGAAAGCCCTGACTCTTCGCTGCTTTTTGCGATGAGAATATAGGATCGCTAAGTCCCTCATTTAGCTCGGCAACTCCGGTAGCTAATAAAACCAACCAAAACAGATAACCGCCTCCACCCCGAGCTAGCAGCCATCAATCCACGCCATAACGCCGCTTGATACCACAGCATAGACTTTTACGTCATCAATGAAGCAAAATGCTCTACTATGAATGCTTTTAAAACCATTAAGATTAAATTTAGACTTTTGTGATTTTATCATATTTCTTTTTTGCCGATATCTATAAGACTCTCTTAACATATCCTAAAAAGCGAATAAGTCAAATTTTAAAATATTGAATAGCAAATTTATCGCCAAAATGCAGTTAATTTTCCAATATCCACAATTTATAAATTTTTCTACTAATAATTTTTATTACTTAAGAAAAATTTTATTCTAAATAAGTATAATTCCGAAATAACAATTTTTATTAAAAAGGAAAAATATGAAAAAACTAACCACCACTTCAGGCAATCCGATAGCCGACAATCAAAACTCGCTTACTGCGGGT
This DNA window, taken from Campylobacter concisus, encodes the following:
- a CDS encoding DKNYY domain-containing protein; the protein is MLKKHPLISVMIAIVVIFFAIYVFIFGLATILYDDIGDSKELNNSFFYVKDDKVYAMVPSGGKFELIGVKASKFRYIDTGKYDNRNVGASDEAVYCGNLLMSGLDPNGVRALGNGYFGDGKITYFCDSVSETNLEISALKEFWDIFSHKMFDTPKAQTHIYKFRQVDNVNLAAILGFGYASDGVKVYHEGKELDGANASKMRYIEQISGRKSMHFTTDGENVYYDSTKLGIKFSPQMRDIGEIWRIHYLYEPNSGMVYANDHEFDPKFAPYEPLFNLKDEHSYHALFRGKGGIYHWERKWQWYNSIDEGEFVRDGDDPFKGEITPLYGDVVISDGKTYFLKTYEIWHNTKNDHSLSSRHTCIVRLDTKEQWRKIGLVRNDGYGAVYANGDKTYYFDNVGYGWHFNISVYDINDLGVVEILTRPYGPNVKNLKLDEIVKMVDQGAMVPAEGEVVIDAVSDFDDYSQKYAYWIFLAIAFIVSVIGAIFKNKNQKSELKKRIDDYRS
- the modD gene encoding ModD protein, with the translated sequence MILSDAEILSYINEDIPYFDLTTSLQNIDKKASLEIYSRDEICVSCVDVAASVARLLGCESKIFVQNSQICKAGDVIIKIYGSYEDVHKAWKLAQVALEYASAIATYTNKMANATKSINEKCEILATRKSFPFAKKFCVKAVLEGGGKMHRLGLSDSILFFKNHIKAYRNFDEFVSLLPEFKTKMVEKKICVEAENLDEASKLLKANCDVVQCDKFSQELIKNVLSLRDEISPNTMILAAGGINLANVKEYAKADAIVTSAMYSKGVADISTRLEIL
- a CDS encoding helicase — encoded protein: MKNDTKISGKLLDINTHRKVAKVGMGITLASVCLSALFMKRNKSVKKFHVASGIAFTCFALYHAGLYDNGIFKKMIIKAKNEVKKA
- a CDS encoding oxidoreductase, with translation MNNPYINEENVASETAANNAAAAQPSAIDNAINNAAQNLPFVPENFNAAGFVKGLVLGGIAAYVLTNPKAQECVFKAIIKGGELINAGIEELKERFEDVKAELDSQK
- a CDS encoding heavy metal translocating P-type ATPase, with the protein product MSKQNLTHKNKITLAHKSKNRARFICESLNARSDVSAIEAAISERTDALSVRVNKYAKSIIVEYDKNYDKILNFIKSYEFPTKAKDPNLPSKANIYKAAAALGITPFMSNKTLKSAVTLYATAPNLIEGAKELRHEGITSKVLEATAIGTSLAMGDHLAANSTNLMINIGEYMEESASHKSDDLIKELAKPNIEEVWVERNLNGEKTLEKVKTENLKKGDIVVVGAGETIGVDGYIVEGNADVNQVSMTGEAEPIPKARGDRVISGTVVDEGRIKIWAENVGSDTATARIKEYIQTSLNEKSAIGVKALKLADKLVPVTLSLAGLSYIINKNMNSVASVLQADYSCALKLATPVAFKSSISKAGRNGILVKGAKAIEALSSVDTFVFDKTGTLTHGRLSVVEIYSFKKGFSQNDILNLTASAEEHYFHPVAEAIVEAANKRGFHHIHHDEVEFIVAHGVKTAMHGKEVVIGSRHFLEDDEMISFKAHEALISKALNSGLTLLYVGYDKELVGVIAMKDDMRENAKDMVAKLRSLGVKEVVMLSGDIKSKAEEVARELGLDRVYAECLPTDKAAIIEELKSEGKKVAFVGDGINDAPSLTKANVGISMHKGADIAKATADISLLKDDIMSVALVKELANKTMDLISSNFRSTVGVNTAILSAATLGMLNPIATAMLHNGTTIWLLLNSMKGVKFKSK
- a CDS encoding BCCT family transporter, which gives rise to MIKFQRSKFNNSVFIPSLIVIVLITAFAAIFPNFSNEFFKGMQDYISAKFGWFYILAVAVILLSVIILGFSKLGEIKLGADHVKPEHKNISWFSMLFAAGMGIGLVFFGVAEPLMHYLNPPVGDAQTIAAQKLAMNITFFHWGMGAWSVYAIVALILAFFSYRHGLPLTLRSAFYPIIGDKIYGKIGSAIDTFAVVATLFGVATSLGYGVLQVNAGLTHVFGLPTMHITLLIVLCFAATISAASGVDKGIKILSNSNIALAICFMFLILFLGDTTQLLKSFVQNSGDYVSTLISNTFNLYAYERQNESWLGGWTLLYWAWWLSWSPFVGLFIAKISKGRTIREFVIGVLLVPTGFTFAWMSFFGNSAIALVQGGFSELATTVNSDPASALFMFLEKFSFSGVLSTIAVFMIVIFFVTSADSAAIVMNMLCSNGKDDTPVWQKVFWGVTVGVVAAFLMLAGGLGSLQALTITTALPFAIVLLGAIYGLFKALRVDLTKKETNNFNNMPISDLSKPWQERLSAIITLPGKKDGKKFLNEVVLKAFNELKEEFAKNGLEAKVTNGENFVNLNVGLGDEMDFRYGVYLTKSQSPDYTRELDGDDLYYRAEVYLKEGGQDYDVLGWSEATLINDVIEQYRKHMQFLHVVRE
- a CDS encoding alanine/glycine:cation symporter family protein gives rise to the protein MVLDSFLNFLNGKMDVANDFLYGYFLVIILVATGIYFSYLTRFVQFRMFFEACRVLVEKKDKYNKHHLTPFQALMISTASRVGIGNIAGISAAIVAGGPGALFWMCLMAFLGSASAFVESTLAQIYKTKDVFGFKGGPAYYIKNGLGIKWLASLFAVILIITYAYGFNGLQSYTMTSAFEIYYDKAGSNVSFAQSGLPVGIGLILTAFAAVMFFSKSHIIGKVSSYIVPFMALAYISLALIAIVLNFKEIPDVIKMILENAFDFKAIFGGFAGSVIVIGIKRGLFSNEAGMGSAPNAAAAAHTSHPVKQGLVQAMAVFIDMTICIASGMIVLFSQAYLTKQAGSSGEVLTALPLVQAAMKEYFGEFGVHFTTLAVVLFAITSLIGNYYYAQANMKFLTKNHKLTLLFKITAVVMIFIGAQMNLKLAWNIADITMAAMATINIIAIFLLSKVVIIAVKDYEAQRKAGLNPEFDPESLGIKNTSCWNKN
- a CDS encoding DKNYY domain-containing protein, whose protein sequence is MRKITIRFVYFLVILTLFFVLAMLYLWHEGEYQRGFANIDSSEFYRSPDGKIYVQISGSGKYELKGVDEASFRVLKLKHAYDYSNVAADKNHVYCAREILPGLDPKSAKVLGNGYISDGKISYFCSTRSEKEAGFSEFSAIMKNLAHIFIKSYDDSTYFYKTKRVESTNLEPIFDAGFARDGATLYYKGEKLDADSSELRYITTESGAASGYYTDGKSLFMGFYRLDASYGDETRRICYDAKHDIEYLFEPKSGAVFANEFKFSAQNMPYSAIHSVDNVHSFWPLFASKDGIYFWDSTKNEQAKISDYQLKGELKRLYDDVFVDESSAYFLQQGEE